From Pseudomonas vanderleydeniana, the proteins below share one genomic window:
- the nuoE gene encoding NADH-quinone oxidoreductase subunit NuoE, which yields MNSTLIQTDRFVLSETERSAIEHELHHYEDPRAASIEALKIVQKERGWVPDGALYAIGEILGIPASDVEGVATFYSQIFRQPVGRHIIRVCDSMVCYIGGHESVVSEIQNKLGIGLGQTTADGRFTLLPVCCLGNCDKAPALMIDDDTFGDVTAAGVDKLLEGYV from the coding sequence ATGAACAGCACGCTCATCCAGACAGACCGTTTCGTCCTCAGCGAAACCGAGCGCTCGGCCATCGAGCACGAGTTGCACCACTACGAGGACCCGCGCGCGGCGTCCATCGAAGCCCTGAAGATCGTCCAGAAGGAACGTGGCTGGGTGCCTGACGGCGCGCTCTACGCCATCGGCGAGATCCTCGGCATCCCGGCCAGCGACGTCGAAGGCGTGGCCACCTTCTACAGCCAGATCTTCCGCCAGCCGGTCGGTCGCCACATCATTCGCGTCTGCGACAGCATGGTCTGCTACATCGGCGGCCACGAGTCGGTCGTCAGCGAAATCCAGAACAAGCTGGGCATCGGCCTCGGCCAGACCACCGCCGACGGCCGCTTCACCCTGCTGCCGGTGTGCTGCCTGGGCAACTGCGACAAGGCCCCGGCCCTGATGATCGATGACGACACCTTCGGCGATGTGACCGCCGCCGGTGTCGACAAACTGCTGGAGGGCTACGTATGA
- the nuoF gene encoding NADH-quinone oxidoreductase subunit NuoF gives MTLTSFGPANRIARTAETHPLTWRLRDDAEPVWLDEYQAKNGYAAARKAFADMAADDIVQTVKDSGLKGRGGAGFPTGVKWGLMPKDESMNIRYLLCNADEMEPNTWKDRMLMEQLPHQLIEGMLISARALKTYRGYIFLRGEYVTAAKHLNRAVEEAKAAGLLGKNILGSGFDFELFVHTGAGRYICGEETALINSLEGRRANPRSKPPFPAAVGVWGKPTCVNNVETLCNVPAIIGNGVDWYKSLAREGSEDHGTKLMGFSGKVKNPGLWELPFGVTARELFEDYAGGMRDGFKLKCWQPGGAGTGFLLPEHLDAQMYAGGIAKVGTRMGTGLAMAVDDSINMVSLLRNMEEFFARESCGFCTPCRDGLPWSVKLLRALEKGQGQAGDIETLLGLVGFLGPGKTFCAHAPGAVEPLGSAIKYFRPEFEAGIAPAGAAVPPLARPIVVGA, from the coding sequence ATGACTCTGACTTCCTTCGGCCCTGCCAACCGCATCGCGCGCACGGCAGAAACCCACCCGCTGACCTGGCGCCTGCGTGACGACGCCGAGCCCGTCTGGCTCGACGAATACCAGGCCAAGAACGGCTACGCCGCCGCGCGCAAGGCCTTTGCCGACATGGCGGCCGACGACATCGTCCAGACCGTGAAGGACTCCGGCCTCAAGGGTCGCGGCGGTGCGGGCTTCCCCACCGGGGTCAAGTGGGGCCTGATGCCCAAAGACGAATCCATGAACATCCGCTACCTGCTGTGCAACGCGGACGAAATGGAACCCAACACCTGGAAGGACCGCATGCTGATGGAGCAACTGCCCCATCAACTGATCGAAGGCATGCTGATCAGCGCCCGTGCGCTGAAGACCTACCGTGGCTACATCTTCCTGCGTGGCGAGTACGTCACCGCCGCCAAGCACCTCAACCGTGCCGTGGAAGAAGCCAAGGCCGCGGGCCTGCTGGGCAAGAACATCCTCGGCAGCGGCTTCGACTTCGAGCTGTTCGTCCACACCGGTGCCGGGCGCTACATCTGCGGTGAAGAAACCGCACTGATCAACTCCCTCGAAGGCCGCCGCGCCAACCCGCGCTCCAAGCCGCCCTTCCCTGCCGCCGTGGGCGTCTGGGGCAAGCCGACCTGCGTGAACAACGTCGAAACCCTGTGCAACGTGCCGGCGATCATCGGCAACGGCGTCGACTGGTACAAGTCCCTCGCCCGCGAAGGCAGCGAAGACCATGGCACCAAGCTGATGGGCTTCTCCGGCAAGGTGAAGAACCCGGGCCTGTGGGAACTGCCATTCGGTGTCACCGCCCGCGAGCTGTTCGAAGACTACGCCGGTGGCATGCGCGACGGCTTCAAGCTCAAGTGCTGGCAGCCTGGCGGCGCCGGTACCGGCTTCCTGCTGCCCGAGCACCTGGATGCCCAGATGTACGCCGGCGGTATCGCCAAGGTCGGCACCCGGATGGGTACCGGCCTGGCCATGGCGGTCGACGACAGCATCAACATGGTTTCGCTACTGCGCAACATGGAAGAGTTCTTCGCCCGTGAGTCGTGCGGTTTCTGCACCCCTTGCCGCGATGGCCTGCCGTGGAGCGTCAAGCTGCTGCGCGCCCTGGAGAAAGGCCAGGGCCAGGCCGGCGACATCGAGACCCTGCTGGGTCTGGTCGGCTTCCTCGGCCCGGGCAAGACCTTCTGTGCCCACGCACCGGGCGCCGTGGAGCCATTGGGCAGCGCAATCAAATATTTCCGTCCGGAGTTCGAGGCCGGCATCGCCCCCGCAGGTGCTGCCGTCCCGCCTTTGGCACGGCCGATCGTCGTCGGCGCATAA